A genomic window from Sphingobacterium sp. BN32 includes:
- a CDS encoding WG repeat-containing protein, which translates to MKRKLKTGALILGASLWATISLGQEIPKEYQKKYDGEQIQSFLLLTSKKNYYDKIILNAAGEKVATLNEKRPLIFISSKGKAYVANSINGFNDGGGFVWNEFQDIDIIDLATNTTQKADFNIRVLPYDGDALIVFRKGDRFGAMNKSEEIVLEPKNKSIEFIKDNTISYLIVDDKEYFLIDTKGQNFLGQRFVHGDRHININVISSNTILASNDGKGFGLYSLLEKREIVPYSYDDARPISNHLYEVKKNGASGVYDGNAKALILPFELEVRHVSAIMKSPIDSTDYFFVNISRNDKSLVNIVHNNKLLVEEKYQLENLMYKDNFPFVGGYNADGKYYIFDMSQPKMLIDGLPHIEGMTRIEYLKGKPGFVRVESVIDPQVTNGDNRDWVMLLNTDGKVLSGYRAAQAVERFDLEGGKPIITTAYRNSEGSYTVQVMFGPEDFILKDLKLSDTNFTVVENKLSMSLPSDISNVLPSGESVMGGKVLIDATGKVEFVK; encoded by the coding sequence ATGAAACGTAAATTAAAAACAGGGGCATTAATTTTAGGAGCTAGTCTTTGGGCGACAATTTCTTTGGGGCAAGAAATACCGAAGGAATATCAAAAGAAATATGACGGAGAGCAGATACAAAGCTTCCTTTTGCTGACTTCTAAGAAGAACTACTATGACAAGATTATCCTTAATGCAGCAGGCGAAAAAGTAGCAACTTTGAATGAAAAACGTCCGCTCATATTCATTTCTTCTAAGGGAAAAGCGTATGTCGCAAATTCGATCAATGGATTTAACGACGGCGGAGGATTTGTATGGAATGAGTTTCAAGATATCGACATTATTGATCTCGCAACCAATACAACACAGAAAGCTGATTTCAACATTCGCGTCCTACCCTACGATGGTGACGCACTAATCGTATTTCGAAAAGGAGATCGCTTTGGGGCGATGAATAAGTCGGAGGAGATTGTACTGGAGCCAAAGAATAAATCTATTGAGTTTATAAAAGATAATACAATTTCGTATTTGATTGTCGATGACAAGGAATATTTTCTAATCGATACGAAAGGGCAAAATTTTTTAGGGCAGCGTTTTGTCCATGGAGATCGGCATATAAACATAAATGTAATTTCTAGCAATACTATTTTAGCGTCCAATGATGGGAAAGGTTTTGGTTTATACAGTTTGCTAGAGAAAAGAGAAATAGTACCCTATTCTTATGATGATGCGAGACCAATTTCCAATCATCTTTATGAAGTAAAGAAGAATGGAGCTTCGGGGGTTTATGACGGTAATGCAAAGGCATTAATCTTGCCTTTTGAATTAGAAGTACGGCACGTTTCCGCGATAATGAAGAGTCCGATCGATTCTACGGATTATTTTTTTGTGAATATCAGCCGTAATGATAAGAGTTTGGTCAACATCGTGCATAATAATAAGTTGCTGGTAGAAGAGAAGTATCAGTTAGAAAATTTAATGTATAAGGATAATTTTCCGTTCGTTGGGGGATACAATGCTGATGGGAAATACTATATTTTTGATATGAGCCAGCCTAAAATGCTGATAGATGGTCTTCCGCACATCGAGGGAATGACACGTATCGAATATCTAAAAGGGAAACCCGGATTTGTTCGTGTCGAATCTGTGATCGATCCGCAAGTCACAAATGGAGATAACCGCGATTGGGTCATGTTGTTAAATACAGACGGAAAAGTATTATCCGGGTACCGTGCGGCACAAGCAGTTGAACGTTTTGATTTGGAAGGTGGAAAGCCGATTATTACTACAGCTTATCGGAATTCGGAAGGGTCATACACCGTACAGGTGATGTTTGGTCCGGAGGATTTTATTTTAAAAGATTTGAAATTGTCGGATACTAATTTTACGGTCGTTGAAAATAAACTAAGCATGAGTTTACCTTCCGATATAAGCAATGTGCTTCCTTCTGGCGAGAGTGTGATGGGAGGGAAAGTGTTAATCGATGCAACTGGTAAGGTTGAGTTTGTCAAATAG
- a CDS encoding transposase, translating into MQTNLRLIRKSRVYSDDFKREIVSLFESGKLSVLQLERLYGISNPTIYNWIYKFSNFNEKGQRIMEMKSSSTHKVKAMEQRIRELERMIGQKQIKIDFLEKMIDIAGEDLKVDIRKNFNTPPSDGSGNTQEK; encoded by the coding sequence ATGCAAACAAATTTGCGGTTAATCAGGAAATCACGGGTTTATTCTGATGATTTTAAGCGGGAAATAGTTTCCCTATTTGAGAGTGGGAAGTTGAGTGTTCTACAGTTAGAGCGGCTTTATGGAATAAGTAATCCCACGATCTATAATTGGATCTATAAATTTTCTAACTTTAATGAGAAAGGACAACGTATAATGGAGATGAAATCAAGTAGCACCCACAAAGTAAAAGCCATGGAACAGCGTATCCGTGAACTGGAGCGGATGATCGGCCAGAAGCAGATCAAGATCGATTTCTTGGAGAAGATGATCGACATCGCTGGAGAGGATCTTAAGGTCGATATCAGAAAAAATTTCAACACCCCACCATCGGATGGTTCCGGGAACACGCAGGAAAAATAG
- a CDS encoding IS3 family transposase, whose translation MSKQAVHQRAVRHSRYQVQFAELIEKADKVRKEHPGCGVEKLYYMLRPDFVGRDRFIETMMSLGYRLKVKKNYRRTTRGLSTAYPNLINGLVVGTPNQVWQSDITYFYVGDRFYYGVFIIDVYTKKIVGYQVSNHMQSTANLKALRMALKNNGAPQYHHSDRGAQYHATAYLQLLKENNCRVSMGKSAQDNAYAERINGTIKNEYLDYWKPKTFESLKKMVNRAVKQYNKRRLHNSLHRMSPESFEEKWFREILSPKPLITIFDQVDKL comes from the coding sequence ATGAGCAAACAGGCGGTGCATCAGCGCGCTGTTCGCCATTCCCGTTATCAGGTTCAATTCGCTGAGCTGATCGAAAAAGCGGATAAAGTGCGTAAGGAACATCCCGGTTGTGGGGTGGAAAAACTGTATTATATGCTCCGTCCGGATTTTGTGGGGAGAGATCGTTTCATAGAGACCATGATGTCTTTAGGATATCGATTGAAGGTCAAGAAGAACTATCGCAGGACGACTCGCGGGCTTTCCACAGCCTACCCTAATCTGATCAATGGCTTGGTTGTAGGGACTCCCAATCAGGTTTGGCAATCGGACATCACCTACTTCTACGTGGGCGATAGGTTCTACTATGGAGTGTTCATTATCGACGTTTACACCAAAAAGATCGTTGGATATCAAGTATCCAATCATATGCAGTCAACAGCTAATCTTAAGGCACTACGAATGGCCCTTAAGAATAACGGGGCACCCCAATATCATCATTCAGACCGAGGTGCCCAATATCATGCGACAGCTTATCTGCAGCTGTTGAAAGAGAATAATTGCAGGGTGAGCATGGGCAAGAGTGCCCAGGACAATGCATACGCTGAGCGGATCAATGGAACCATCAAGAATGAGTATCTGGATTATTGGAAGCCCAAGACGTTCGAAAGCTTAAAAAAAATGGTCAATAGAGCTGTCAAACAGTACAATAAACGAAGACTGCACAACTCATTACATAGGATGTCGCCAGAGAGTTTCGAAGAAAAGTGGTTTAGGGAGATATTGTCTCCTAAACCACTAATAACTATATTTGATCAAGTTGATAAATTGTAA
- the holA gene encoding DNA polymerase III subunit delta produces the protein MNTQSILADIKKKKLSPIYLLHGEEPYFIDLISDAIEHQVLEEAQKGFDQSVVYGKETDFSTLISMAKRYPMMSDYQVIIVKEAQNLKWKDDDLLQKYLEQPTPSTVLVFAHKYGKFDKRKKSYKAMDKVGVVLESNKLYDDKVAGWISEQLTASGRKIHPQAAAMMADYLGTDLSKVANEIEKLMLNVSAEQEIGPADIERNIGISKDFNVFELNTALSKRNSLKAFQIVNYFASNPKSNPIPVVIGSLGTYFTKILKYHYLPDKNSAAAAKALGVHPFFVKEYEYAARNFNRRKTFDIIHLIKEYDLKSKGMNVGHLTSHGDLMSELIYKILN, from the coding sequence ATGAATACCCAATCCATTTTAGCTGACATCAAGAAGAAAAAGCTTAGCCCTATCTATTTATTACATGGTGAGGAGCCTTATTTCATCGACTTAATTTCCGATGCTATTGAACATCAGGTGCTCGAAGAAGCGCAAAAAGGTTTTGACCAGTCGGTGGTATATGGTAAGGAAACTGACTTCTCCACTTTAATCAGTATGGCGAAGCGCTACCCCATGATGAGCGACTATCAAGTCATTATCGTGAAAGAGGCGCAGAACTTGAAATGGAAGGACGATGATCTGCTGCAAAAATATTTAGAACAACCTACGCCAAGCACGGTACTGGTTTTCGCGCATAAATACGGCAAGTTTGATAAGCGTAAGAAGTCGTATAAAGCAATGGATAAGGTGGGGGTTGTGTTGGAATCCAATAAACTTTACGATGATAAGGTTGCTGGTTGGATCTCCGAGCAATTAACTGCCAGCGGACGTAAAATTCATCCGCAAGCAGCGGCAATGATGGCCGACTACCTGGGTACTGATTTATCGAAGGTGGCAAATGAAATCGAGAAGCTGATGCTCAACGTATCGGCGGAGCAGGAGATAGGGCCGGCGGATATTGAGCGTAATATTGGTATCAGTAAAGATTTCAATGTGTTCGAATTGAATACGGCACTTTCGAAGCGAAACTCCCTCAAGGCGTTTCAAATTGTTAACTATTTTGCGTCCAATCCGAAATCTAACCCTATACCGGTCGTTATTGGTTCGCTAGGTACCTACTTTACGAAGATTCTTAAATATCACTATTTGCCGGATAAGAATTCGGCGGCGGCAGCGAAAGCCTTAGGTGTGCACCCTTTCTTCGTGAAAGAATATGAGTATGCCGCGAGAAACTTTAATCGACGTAAAACGTTTGATATCATCCATTTGATCAAAGAATACGACTTAAAATCGAAGGGTATGAATGTTGGCCATCTGACAAGTCATGGCGATTTAATGAGCGAACTAATCTACAAGATACTTAACTAA
- a CDS encoding type I restriction enzyme HsdR N-terminal domain-containing protein, with protein MLTPEEWVRQHWVHHLHKEKGYPLSLMKIEGGLLLNSLQKRSDLVIYNTSGERILLAEFKAPTVKITENTFRQIANYNTIYKIPLLLVSNGLEHHYCSIDFDHGNFTFLADLPTFAHEQ; from the coding sequence ATGCTAACGCCAGAGGAATGGGTAAGGCAACATTGGGTTCATCACCTGCACAAAGAGAAAGGTTACCCGCTGTCCTTAATGAAGATTGAAGGAGGATTGCTGCTCAACAGTTTACAAAAACGCAGTGATCTTGTGATCTACAATACTTCAGGCGAGCGTATTCTTTTGGCAGAGTTTAAGGCGCCGACTGTCAAAATTACCGAAAACACCTTTCGACAAATCGCGAATTACAATACAATTTATAAAATTCCGCTGCTTTTAGTCAGTAATGGACTTGAGCACCATTATTGTAGTATAGATTTCGATCATGGGAATTTCACATTTCTGGCGGATTTACCAACATTCGCCCATGAGCAATAG